The Raphanus sativus cultivar WK10039 chromosome 6, ASM80110v3, whole genome shotgun sequence sequence CTCTCTTGATGTTGTTATTGTACCCACCATCAGCATAATCATCATTGTGATGACCACACAGAACCCCATCATCACCCTTCTCACACACTTCCATCTCTGGCCtaacctcctcctccttctcctgtTTACGCCTTGTGATCTCTTCGTTTTCTGATTCATGATCTGTGCTGCTTAGAGCCACCACCGCTGCTTGATTACCACAACACAGTCTTTCTTCCTCCTGCGTTTTCTGCACCTCTTCGTTTAGTCTATGCAACTGCATAAAAAGTTATAACATGTCAACAACTCATTAAAGATCTATTAGTTGCTTCAGTTAACCTTTCaaacagagttttttttttgtaaatcacATGATCAGTCCTTAGTTGAAATTTATTACCATTAGAacacatattttataattacatgcAGTTTATAACCATTAAAGCATGGGTTTCTATCAAACCATGTGATCAACCTCtttaattaattatgttaaGATAACAATACCTCAGAGACTAAAGCTTGCTTTTCTTTCTTGAGTGACTCAAACTGAGAAGCCAAGTCGTTATAGTTTTGTCTGAGAATGTTGAACTCTGTCTCGAGCTGCTTCGATTTCCAACGAGCCCTCTTGTTCTGGAACCATATAGCCACTTGCCTAGGCTGCAAGCCAAGCTCTCTGGCTAACTGAACCTTCTTCCTTGGCTCAAGCTTTGTCTCAGACTCGAACATCATCTCAAGTGATTTGATCTGCTCGTCACTAAACCTTCTCTGATTGTTCTTGTTGTgattgctcttcttcatggtcATGAAAGGATTTACTGACATCCTCCCCTGAGAATATTCCTCTCCTTCTGTCATCTAACCTGAgaggatttatgatttatgatgtattctttatatattttttgaatctCTGTTTTTGATATGCTGGCTCTCTATATACGTAGTGTTGAGGCTAAGATTATTACGTTCGTTTTtaatgatattattattttttgtaatttttcttgtatataataagatataaacTTTAGGTTGCTTTATTGCAAGTTCTTATTCATTTTGAGCTAAACGATTTGCGTGTCGACAGGTAGCAATAGGGGCGGATTTTGGCTGCTTATAGAGTCGTCGCTTTCACTTGTTAAGTCGAGTTTCATCTCAACGTGAACTAATCATCTAACTACTGATTAATAATTTCcacctttttattttcttcttttagatAACTATGCTATTTTATAAagctttcttatatatatattaataattttcttttccaaaaatatCACCAAACAAAAAACGCCCAAAACTCTTTCTAAATTATTCCATATttcaaataacatttttttttttgaacaaaaatttcaaataacattTACAAGAGCATTTTTGCGATTTAGATTGTGGCATAGACATagtattttagaagaaaaatatttgtttgcatACTATAAATGTCTACACATGAATCCTGATCTTAAACCATTTTAGGATATCTAGATAGGAATGCCctatagttgacaaaaaagaaaagatagaaACGCCCTATCTCCAAATATTCCTTTCAGAAGATCTTTTATTGATTTATCAAATTAGAACTTTATGTTACA is a genomic window containing:
- the LOC108806347 gene encoding homeobox-leucine zipper protein ATHB-7, giving the protein MTEGEEYSQGRMSVNPFMTMKKSNHNKNNQRRFSDEQIKSLEMMFESETKLEPRKKVQLARELGLQPRQVAIWFQNKRARWKSKQLETEFNILRQNYNDLASQFESLKKEKQALVSELHRLNEEVQKTQEEERLCCGNQAAVVALSSTDHESENEEITRRKQEKEEEVRPEMEVCEKGDDGVLCGHHNDDYADGGYNNNIKREYFGGFEEEADQLMNIVEPADSCLTSSDDWGGFKSDANLLDQSSSNCPWWDFW